A single region of the Acidobacteriota bacterium genome encodes:
- the pstC gene encoding phosphate ABC transporter permease subunit PstC, which yields MSPGLIFIAILALSSAGYWVGLRRSHTVAGGGVRAVRLHSRPAYYGALAALACGIPALLLFALWQVSEERVVTSLVVSGLPESVRTLPESRLDLAVNDIKNLASGNIVSGAVDADMRAAADHYLRLQSISRMALTVCALALAIGAILLVRKTITPRLRARNAVERVISGLLVVCSSVAVFTTVGIVLSVLFEAVRFFQAVPVTRFLFGLQWSPQTAIRSDQVGSSGAFGAVPVFAGTLMISAIAMAVAIPIGLLAAVYLSEYAAARVRSTVKPCMEILAGIPTVVYGFFAALTVAPAIRRAGGALGLDVSSESALAAGLVMGVMIIPFVSSLSDDVIHAVPRSLRDGACALGSTPSETIRKVVLPAALPGIVGSILLAVSRAIGETMIVVMAAGLAANLTANPLKAVTTVTVQMVTLLVGDQEFDSPKTLAAFALGLVLFVATLCLNVIALSVVRKYREQYE from the coding sequence ATGTCACCCGGATTGATTTTTATCGCGATCCTCGCGCTTTCGTCTGCGGGCTACTGGGTGGGGCTCCGGCGCTCCCACACCGTCGCCGGTGGGGGGGTGAGAGCCGTGAGGCTGCATTCGCGGCCCGCCTACTACGGCGCGCTCGCGGCGCTGGCGTGCGGGATTCCGGCCCTTCTGCTCTTTGCCCTCTGGCAGGTGTCGGAGGAGAGGGTCGTCACGAGCCTGGTCGTTTCCGGGCTTCCCGAGTCGGTTCGCACGCTCCCGGAGAGCAGGCTCGACCTGGCGGTCAACGACATCAAGAACCTCGCCTCGGGCAACATCGTGTCGGGAGCCGTCGATGCCGATATGCGCGCGGCGGCCGACCATTACCTGCGCCTGCAGTCGATCAGCCGGATGGCGCTCACGGTCTGCGCGCTCGCCCTGGCCATCGGGGCCATCCTCCTGGTACGCAAAACCATCACCCCCAGGCTGAGGGCGCGCAACGCCGTGGAACGGGTGATAAGCGGCCTTCTCGTCGTCTGCTCTTCGGTCGCCGTCTTCACGACGGTGGGGATCGTGCTGTCGGTCCTGTTCGAAGCCGTGCGGTTTTTTCAGGCCGTCCCCGTGACCCGGTTCCTGTTCGGGCTCCAGTGGAGCCCCCAGACGGCCATCCGCTCCGACCAGGTCGGATCCTCGGGCGCCTTCGGCGCCGTCCCCGTATTTGCCGGCACCCTCATGATCTCGGCCATCGCCATGGCGGTGGCGATCCCGATCGGCCTCCTGGCGGCCGTCTACCTTTCCGAATACGCTGCGGCCCGGGTGCGGTCGACGGTCAAGCCGTGCATGGAGATCCTGGCCGGGATCCCGACGGTGGTCTACGGTTTCTTCGCCGCCCTGACCGTCGCCCCCGCCATCCGCAGGGCGGGGGGGGCGTTGGGCCTGGACGTTTCGAGCGAAAGCGCCCTGGCCGCCGGCCTCGTCATGGGCGTCATGATCATCCCCTTCGTCTCCTCCCTCTCGGACGACGTGATCCACGCCGTGCCGCGCTCGTTGCGCGACGGCGCCTGCGCCCTCGGTTCCACGCCGAGCGAAACGATCCGGAAGGTGGTGCTTCCCGCCGCCCTCCCGGGCATCGTCGGGAGCATCCTCCTGGCGGTTTCCCGGGCCATCGGCGAAACCATGATCGTGGTGATGGCGGCCGGACTGGCGGCCAACCTGACGGCCAACCCGCTCAAGGCGGTGACGACGGTGACGGTCCAGATGGTCACCCTGCTGGTCGGGGACCAGGAATTCGACAGCCCCAAGACCCTGGCGGCCTTCGCCCTGGGCCTGGTCCTTTTCGTGGCCACCCTCTGTCTCAACGTGATCGCGCTCTCCGTGGTCCGGAAATACAGGGAGCAGTATGAATAG
- the pstA gene encoding phosphate ABC transporter permease PstA — translation MDIVRRGLARRHAAERRFRLYGVAAVCLSLLFLSVLFISIFQSGIGAFRQTFLRLEVFFDPGAIDAGDPGAGDYGALVKRSLRGMFPDVTGRGELRELYALASSGAAFQLRRMVLQSPDLIGRTAAVWVPADDDVDMLVKGVYDRRLPETERRTSDRQLGWIERLEMKGRIAKRFNSAFFLNGDSREPELAGIRGAVMGSLYALGLTLLLSFPVGIAAAVYLEEFAPRNHWTSLIEVNINNLAAVPSIVFGLLGLAVFINFMGLPRSVPLVGGLVLALMTLPTIIIAGRASLKAVPPSIREAALGVGASKMQMVLHHVLPLAMPGMLTGAIIGMGQALGETAPLLMIGMVAFIVDVPGGLTDPSTVLPVQIFLWADSPERAFTERTSAAIMVLLAFLILMNAAAVLLRRKFERRY, via the coding sequence ATGGACATCGTGCGGCGGGGGCTCGCGCGGCGGCACGCCGCCGAGCGGCGGTTCCGCCTGTACGGCGTCGCCGCGGTCTGCCTGAGCCTCCTCTTTCTTTCGGTCCTCTTCATCTCCATCTTCCAGAGCGGCATCGGGGCCTTCCGGCAGACGTTCCTCCGGCTCGAGGTTTTCTTCGACCCGGGGGCCATCGACGCGGGCGATCCCGGGGCGGGCGACTACGGCGCCCTGGTCAAGCGCTCGCTGCGGGGGATGTTCCCCGACGTGACGGGCCGCGGCGAGCTGCGCGAGCTCTACGCCCTGGCCAGTTCGGGCGCCGCCTTCCAGCTGCGGCGCATGGTGCTCCAGTCCCCCGACCTCATCGGCCGGACGGCGGCGGTCTGGGTGCCGGCCGACGACGACGTGGACATGCTGGTGAAGGGGGTTTACGATCGCCGGCTCCCCGAGACGGAGCGGCGCACGAGCGACCGTCAGCTCGGGTGGATCGAGCGGCTCGAGATGAAGGGGAGGATCGCGAAACGCTTCAACTCCGCCTTCTTCCTCAACGGCGATTCCCGCGAGCCGGAACTGGCCGGCATCCGGGGAGCGGTCATGGGGTCGCTCTACGCCCTCGGGCTCACGCTCCTGCTCTCCTTCCCGGTGGGGATCGCCGCGGCCGTCTACCTCGAAGAATTCGCGCCCAGGAACCACTGGACGAGTCTCATCGAGGTCAACATCAACAACCTCGCGGCCGTCCCCTCGATCGTCTTCGGGCTCCTGGGTCTGGCCGTGTTCATCAACTTCATGGGGCTCCCGCGTTCCGTCCCGCTGGTCGGCGGTCTGGTGCTGGCCCTGATGACGCTTCCCACCATCATCATCGCCGGGCGCGCCAGCCTGAAGGCGGTCCCCCCGTCGATCCGCGAGGCGGCGCTGGGCGTGGGCGCCTCCAAGATGCAGATGGTGCTGCACCACGTGCTGCCCCTTGCCATGCCCGGCATGCTCACCGGGGCCATCATCGGGATGGGCCAGGCGCTGGGGGAAACCGCCCCTCTGCTGATGATCGGCATGGTCGCCTTCATCGTCGATGTACCCGGCGGATTGACCGATCCGTCCACCGTGCTGCCGGTCCAGATTTTCCTCTGGGCCGACAGCCCCGAACGCGCCTTCACCGAACGGACTTCGGCCGCGATCATGGTGCTCCTGGCGTTCCTCATCCTGATGAATGCGGCGGCCGTGCTGCTCCGGAGGAAGTTCGAAAGGCGTTATTGA